The following DNA comes from Flavobacterium sp. N3904.
ATTTCTTTCTTGCAATCATTGCATAGCTTTCTTATCAATCGTTGCGCTACCGAAAGGTTTAAAGTCTCGGCTATCAAATAAGATGGAACCCCCATGTCTATTAACCTTGAGATGGTTCCAATTGCAGAATTGGTATGAATGGTCGATAATACTAAATGACCCGTTAAAGATGCTCTAATTGCCATCAAAGCTGTTTCTGAATCTCGAATTTCTCCAAGCATAATAACATCTGGATCCTGTCGCAAAAACGATTTTAAAGCAGCTGAAAAAGTAAGTCCAATATCTTCTTTTAATTGAACCTGATTGATTCCTTTTAATGTATATTCAATTGGATCTTCTACAGTAACAATGTTTCTTTTACTGTCGTTGAGCAATCTAAGAGTAGCGTATAGGGTAGTTGTTTTTCCTGATCCAGTTGGGCCACTTATTAAAATAATTCCGTTCGGTTTTTTTACGGCTTCTAAATAGTTTTGTAATTCTTCTTGCTGAAGACCAAGAGTATTCAAATCTATATTTGATGCATCTTGTCCTAACAAACGCATAACTATTTTTTCGCCAAATAAAGTGGGTAAAATGGAGACCCTAATATCAAATGAATCATTAGTAATTCTTCCATCTTGTGGCAAACGTTTTTCGGTAATGTTAAGCTTAGCTTTTATCTTTATTTTGTTGACTAATTCCAGATAATTGTCTCTTTCAATTTTATATCGCTCGATTAATTGCCCATCAATTCTAAAACGAATTCTGGACGAATCTTCATAAATTTCAAAATGAATATCACTGCATTTTAGAGATTTTGCTTCTGTCAATAAATTTTCAAGGAAATCACCTTTGTCAACATTAATGGATTTACTTGAACTAGTAAGCCGTTCTTTGCGATAATAAATGGATAATGCTTTTTCAATTTCTGATGAATCAAACGAGATTAAGGATATGTTTTTTCCAATAAAAAGTTCTAATTCTTCTTTGGTATCCAGATTGTTATTCGATTCATCTATATAAAGTTCTAAATTAGAATCAGACACAGTTTTTGGCAATACCCTATACTGATTTGCGATGTCATTGGACAAAATATGCTGATTTTCTGGATGAACTATTATAGTTTGCATTATATTAAAGAGATTTTCGGGATGCTTAATAAACCATCCATTGCAAGAATTATGAATAAAAATAATGCCGAAAATCCAGCTAAAGGTACCGTATTGTGTTTTATTTTTTTTCTCAATGTAAATTGCAAACAAATGGCAAAAATCATTGAAAGTATAAAAAAGAGAATGTAGTTTTTAAGATTGAATAATGGAGTAATGCTGATGTAAAATAACAAATCACCCAATCCAAAATAGTTCTGAAAAGGATTTAAAAAGTGTTTGTTTTTTAAACTCATATAAAGGGTTAATATGCTTAGAGTTATTAGAAAAAAGCATAAGTTTAGAATCATGATTTTATTTGAAAGTTTATTTTCTTGATTTATTATAAAATAGGATAACAAGAAAATCAGTGTAGGCAAAACCACATGAATTGCTCTGTATTTCCAATCTTGAAAAAACAGCACTAGTAGACAAAGTAATAAACCTATAAAAATTATATTCAATTTATTCTTTTGTTACTTCTGTTAACATTTTTTTACTGTCAATTTCCCAAGTGTTTAAAGCTCCATCTCCATCCAAATCAGAGGTTGCTGTTGCTCGAGCCAAAAAGGAATCATTTGAAGCTTCTACAATTTCAATTTTATATACCGCCTGACCTCCTTCGTCAACTGTAAGTTCTGGCTCAAAACCAAGCTCTTCTAGGTTACTTGAATATTTTGAATGTCTGTAGAAATGACTTTTTTCTAAGCCATAAACTTGATTTAACATCGCTTGAGCCTCAATCGCTTTTGCTTGACCAATAACTGAGGTTTGATTGGGTAATACCATTAAGAGTAGTATACCAATGATACATAAAACAATCAAAATTTCAGTTAAAGAGTAGGCTTTAACCATTGTTGTTTTAGTGTTTTGAAAGTATTTTTTAAT
Coding sequences within:
- a CDS encoding type IV pilin protein, which gives rise to MLNNIKKYFQNTKTTMVKAYSLTEILIVLCIIGILLLMVLPNQTSVIGQAKAIEAQAMLNQVYGLEKSHFYRHSKYSSNLEELGFEPELTVDEGGQAVYKIEIVEASNDSFLARATATSDLDGDGALNTWEIDSKKMLTEVTKE
- a CDS encoding GspE/PulE family protein, translated to MQTIIVHPENQHILSNDIANQYRVLPKTVSDSNLELYIDESNNNLDTKEELELFIGKNISLISFDSSEIEKALSIYYRKERLTSSSKSINVDKGDFLENLLTEAKSLKCSDIHFEIYEDSSRIRFRIDGQLIERYKIERDNYLELVNKIKIKAKLNITEKRLPQDGRITNDSFDIRVSILPTLFGEKIVMRLLGQDASNIDLNTLGLQQEELQNYLEAVKKPNGIILISGPTGSGKTTTLYATLRLLNDSKRNIVTVEDPIEYTLKGINQVQLKEDIGLTFSAALKSFLRQDPDVIMLGEIRDSETALMAIRASLTGHLVLSTIHTNSAIGTISRLIDMGVPSYLIAETLNLSVAQRLIRKLCNDCKKEIKCNKSDFPSNFQFPYEISSYYKAVGCNKCYHTGYKGRTAIYEVLPIENAIVEAIKNNTLSKQYNPNDNYKSLSEKAFDILSKGETALEEIYSILINI